In Schizosaccharomyces osmophilus chromosome 2, complete sequence, the following proteins share a genomic window:
- the rrp12 gene encoding rRNA processing protein Rrp12: protein MNQVRGSLENDLLKLRSLPSKGNINEFDILVSAIESTLQEQKTNPSPTAYLVALLSLIKEINDLNKGMRVQSFQLLEVIVKHVTPNVLQAKLPQIMSILVPIVSREESNKILFIHYLNVIERLLITQDYSSWIKGDSCKTAIYILLFFALSAAEKPRSRALQVLSKVLKSPPPGPVFEHPAMKYVTDEPLRLLEALSVARKSKTPAEIQRLNHGLLLVRTICLSAPWPSAYLTRLCNVCIQIVEQRSTQSIYLVFQIYEGLCKTFSDTTNFEGLRLALTTLQKLQPSEYDSQLLVPWLKAMNSAIESSNGLSKPEAVSDCVTRFSRVFTLLESDAVEVRLETANTLSTIVSCLDNSPGSLSVASQLCNQLCEALKSVHYRFAYPECFQIISRLCETIGKGSDPVLIPALGLIDYLRGAETFDGKVLADEVIGTFVRVLGPETVLDVLPLNLEMQTANAVGRAWLLPVLRDNIMFTNLSHFSNYFIPLSGSLYQKILDMEDLDSVPAKLYQTLVDQMWALLPGYCYLPVDLQQAFTNEFAGILVNVLYEQVSLRSTICNSLTLLIETNHKAANSVPLEAGIPVPLDTQEASNNLQFLGGIASNFLSVLLNVFSSTSSQFRYPILKCIQTWLSISPPDTVSSIYRKITDLLPNSLDELAGSYKISGDSNATPMAYSLMDLLVVLPSFLNQEYCPALFNYVQEFLNHRDAAIQKKGYKLLSAMLRTEFGRGYANLNMVNVFELLFSVSSRVISSTRKDRLVSLTELFKIQSDELNSVIPKVLPEAIIATKEVNERARSAAFQLLMTIAASAVQSNLFGDSTPVRVEKFLSVISAGLAGSSTHMISAAIIAISSVVLEYKEFLTQHFLLELMNTMNLFMTSANREIAKAAIDFTKIASSTLPSDFVKPLLPDLVPNLLSWSHESKGHFRAKVKHILEKMVRKFGFAAVEPYVPVADKKLISNIRKTQERKLRQRGQKREEKPATNMPRKSFASAYEQAVYDTDSEEEEEDVDETMEDANNTRLEKSYVKEDGEDEPLDLLDIEAISKISSTDPSQQNKRKQVAPSSSFKSNEEGLLLFDESESESDGDEGLIGAKEHAEVNRQYMEAVSGEASFQRGLNNKVKFSNKRVRDDFDEDMEDADGTNSSKKLQQAKKTSSKNRSKKQKKPRGH from the coding sequence ATGAATCAGGTTCGTGGGTCTTTAGAGAATGATCTTCTCAAACTTCGAAGTCTTCCTTCTAAAGGAAATATCAATGAGTTTGACATCCTTGTAAGCGCAATTGAAAGTACGCTGCAAGagcaaaaaacaaatcccTCACCTACCGCGTATTTGGTTGCGTTACTGTCTCttattaaagaaatcaacGATTTAAACAAAGGCATGCGGGTTCAGTCATTCCAATTACTAGAAGTCATCGTAAAACATGTTACTCCTAATGTTTTGCAGGCAAAACTGCCCCAAATCATGTCGATTCTTGTTCCTATCGTGAGCAGAGAAGAGTCTAACaagattctttttatacACTATTTAAATGTCATTGAGCGACTTTTAATCACTCAAGATTATAGTTCTTGGATCAAGGGTGATTCTTGCAAAACTGCAATTTAcattcttctcttttttgcGTTATCGGCGGCTGAAAAGCCTAGATCTCGCGCATTACAAGTTCTTTCAAAGGTTTTAAAATCACCACCTCCGGGTCCTGTTTTTGAACATCCGGCTATGAAGTACGTTACTGACGAACCATTACGTTTGTTGGAAGCTCTCTCCGTGGCTAGAAAGTCAAAGACTCCTGCAGAAATTCAACGGTTGAATCATggtcttcttcttgttcGCACTATCTGCTTGTCTGCCCCTTGGCCGTCCGCATACCTCACGAGATTATGCAATGTTTGCATTCAAATTGTTGAGCAACGCAGCACACAGTCTATTTACCTAGTTTTCCAGATATATGAAGGCCTCTGCAAAACGTTTTCAGATACCACGAACTTTGAGGGACTCCGGTTGGCTCTCACCACTCTACAAAAGCTTCAACCCTCCGAATATGATTCTCAGCTTTTGGTCCCATGGTTGAAGGCCATGAATAGCGCTATTGAGTCTTCAAACGGTCTTTCCAAACCTGAAGCTGTGTCGGACTGTGTTACTAGATTTTCCCGCGTTTTTACTTTGCTTGAGTCGGATGCCGTCGAAGTACGCTTAGAGACTGCTAATACCTTATCGACCATAGTAAGTTGCTTAGACAATTCACCAGGATCTCTTTCCGTCGCATCTCAACTTTGTAACCAGTTATGTGAAGCTCTTAAAAGTGTTCATTACCGCTTTGCTTATCCCGAGTGTTTTCAAATCATTTCTCGATTATGTGAAACCATCGGAAAGGGTAGTGATCCTGTTTTGATTCCGGCTTTGGGACTTATTGACTACCTTCGCGGTGCTGAAACATTTGACGGAAAGGTTTTAGCAGATGAGGTTATAGGTACTTTTGTTCGCGTTCTTGGACCTGAAACCGTTTTGGATGTGCTTCCTCTAAACTTGGAAATGCAGACTGCCAACGCTGTTGGTCGAGCTTGGCTTCTTCCAGTTTTGCGAGATAACATAATGTTTACGAATCTTTCGCATTTTAGTAACTACTTCATTCCCCTCAGTGGATCCCTTTACCAAAAGATTTTGGATATGGAAGATCTTGACAGTGTTCCCGCAAAATTATACCAAACACTCGTTGATCAAATGTGGGCGTTGCTACCTGGTTATTGCTATCTTCCGGTAGATTTACAACAAGCCTTCACGAATGAATTTGCTGGTATCCTTGTAAATGTTTTATACGAACAAGTTAGTTTGCGATCAACAATCTGCAACAGTTTAACCTTATTAATTGAAACAAACCATAAGGCCGCAAATAGCGTTCCTCTTGAGGCTGGTATTCCAGTGCCGTTGGATACCCAAGAAGCTTCCAACAATTTGCAATTTTTGGGCGGCATTGCTTCCAACTTTCTCTCTGTCTTATTGAATGTCTTCTCCTCTACTTCTTCTCAATTCCGTTACCCTATTTTAAAGTGCATCCAAACGTGGCTTTCCATCTCTCCACCCGATACAGTTTCTTCTATTTACAGAAAGATTACTGATCTTCTTCCTAACAGTTTAGATGAGTTAGCTGGCTCTTATAAAATATCGGGTGATAGTAATGCAACGCCTATGGCTTATTCTTTGATGGACTTGCTCGTTGTTTTACCCTCATTTTTGAATCAAGAATACTGTCCTGCATTGTTTAATTATGTTCAAGAGTTCTTAAATCATCGGGATGCGGCAATCCAGAAAAAAGGTTACAAATTGTTGTCTGCTATGTTACGCACAGAATTTGGCAGAGGATACGCAAATCTGAATATGGTTAACGTTTTTGAGTTGTTGTTTAGTGTCTCTAGTCGCGTCATTTCTTCCACTCGTAAGGATCGGTTGGTCAGTTTAACAGAACTATTCAAAATCCAATCTGATGAACTTAATAGCGTTATTCCTAAGGTACTTCCGGAAGCGATCATCGCAACCAAAGAAGTTAATGAAAGGGCTCGTTCTGCTGCTTTCCAACTTTTGATGACAATTGCTGCTTCCGCGGTGCAGTCTAATCTTTTCGGCGACTCGACTCCAGTAAGAGTGGAGAAGTTCCTTTCGGTTATTAGTGCTGGTTTAGCAGGCTCATCTACTCACATGATTAGCGCTGCTATTATTGCAATTTCAAGTGTGGTGCTTGAATACAAGGAGTTTCTCACGCAAcattttttgcttgaattGATGAATACTATGAATCTGTTCATGACATCTGCAAATAGAGAAATTGCAAAAGCAGCTATCGACTTTACTAAGATTGCTAGCTCTACCTTGCCTTCAGATTTCGTAAAACCGCTTCTTCCTGATCTTGTTCCTAATCTTTTGTCGTGGTCCCATGAAAGCAAGGGCCATTTCCGTGCCAAGGTTAAGCATATTCTAGAGAAGATGGTTCGGAAGTTCGGTTTTGCAGCCGTGGAGCCATATGTGCCGGTTGCTGACAAGAAGCTTATTTCGAATATACGGAAAACACAAGAGCGTAAGTTGCGTCAGCGTGGCCAGAAACGTGAAGAGAAGCCTGCAACAAACATGCCCCGTAAGAGTTTCGCTTCCGCTTATGAGCAGGCTGTTTACGACACAGACAGtgaggaagaggaagaagatgtGGACGAAACTATGGAAGATGCTAACAATACGAGATTGGAGAAATCATATGTTAAAGAAGATGGTGAAGATGAACCATTGGATTTGCTGGATATAGAAGCTATCTCTAAAATTTCGTCCACTGATCCCTCGCAACAAAATAAGCGCAAACAAGTGGCTCCTAGTTCTTCGTTCAAATCGAATGAAGAAGGCCTTTTGCTGTTTGATGAGTCCGAATCGGAATCCGACGGTGACGAAGGGCTCATTGGTGCAAAAGAGCATGCTGAAGTCAATCGACAATATATGGAAGCAGTTTCTGGTGAGGCAAGTTTCCAGCGAGGATTAAACAATAAAGTCAAATTTAGCAACAAGCGCGTCCGCGAtgattttgatgaagataTGGAGGATGCTGATGGCACAAATTCTTCGAAGAAATTGCAGCAAGCTAAAAAGACATCCTCGAAAAACCGCAGcaaaaagcagaaaaagcCAAGGGGGCATTAA